In Halobacterium noricense, the genomic stretch CGGGAGATTCAAGCGACTCCGCGACCGACGGGGAGCCGTGAACGGCGACGAACTCGCGGGCGTCGTGGACCTCTTCGGCGCGCTCACCCGGCAGGAACTCCACGACGCGCTCGAAGAACTGGCGTTCAAACGCGGCGACGACCTCGACGCCGACGCCGCCGACGAGGCCGTGATGGACGCGCTCCGCGAGTACTACCTCGTGGCCGTCGAGCGCGAGGACGGTGACCGCGTACTCGCCCCCGGTCCGGTCGCGTTCCCCGAACTCCCCGAGCACGCGGTCGACCTCCCGCACATCCTGGACGTCGAGCCCCGGGACCTCGACCGCGAGACGCTCGCGGACGCGGTGCGTGCGCGCCTCGAATCGGACGTCTCCGACGCCGACGGCGAGCGCGCGCGCTACCTCGTGGACGTGACCTACGACGCGGAAGCGTGGGCTCCCGTCGACCTCGCGGACGTCCGCGACGCGCTGACCGAGGCGTGAGCGAGACTGCGCGTGAGTTAAGAGTGTCGCGGTGTTTCCCCCGGGTATGGACCTGTCGCGGGTCGCCGCCCACCAGCCGGAACGGGTCACCGACGAGGACCGCGACGCCGCGGTGCTCGTCCCCGTCGTCGAGCGCGAGGACGGCCCGGCGCTGGTGTTCACGAAGCGCGCCGACCACCTCGGCGAACACCCCGGCCAGATGAGTTTCCCGGGTGGCGGCCGCGAACCGAGCGACGACGACCTCCGGGAGACGGCGGCCCGCGAGGCGTACGAGGAGATCAGCCTGCTGCCCGAAGAACTCTCCGACGCCGGGCGACTCGACGACATCGCCACCGTAACTGGGTACTCCGTGACGCCGTTCGTCGCGCGCGTCCCGGACCGCGAGTTCGTCCCCGACGAGCGCGAGGTCGACGAGGTCGTCGTGCTCTCGCTGTCGGACCTCACTGACCCCGACAACTACGAGGTCGAGAAGCGCATTCATCCCTCCTACGGCGAAGCCATCGTCCACTTCTTCCACGTCGACGGCTACACCGTCTGGGGCGCGACCGGCCGCATTCTCGTGCAGTTCCTCGACCTCGCGTGCGGGTGGACGCCACCCGACCGCGAGCCCGAAGTCGTCGAAGTCGACCCCGACGACTGACGCGCCGGCTACTCGACGGTGACGAGGAACGTCTTCCCGCCGCGGCGCTCGATGAACGCCTCCTCGTGAGTGTCGGCGTAGGCGGCGACGCCGGCGGCGGTCATCTCCGAGACTTCGATGCGGCGCTCGGGGCTATCGGCGGTCGACTGCGAGCGGCGTCGGTGCTGCAGTGCCATACATCCTCGATGCGGTGCTACCCGCTTGAACCCCACCCGTACACGGTGAAAGTGAAACTGACGGACTGCGCCGGCCTCCGCGGTTCGCGGCAGTTATGCCGGTCGCGGTACATCCGCCGGCATGGACGAGTTCAGCGACGCCGACGACGACCGCGGCGCGGGCCACTCCGTCGCGGTCGTCGGTGCCGGTGCGGTCGGACTAACCGCCGCCCACGACCT encodes the following:
- a CDS encoding NUDIX hydrolase, which codes for MDLSRVAAHQPERVTDEDRDAAVLVPVVEREDGPALVFTKRADHLGEHPGQMSFPGGGREPSDDDLRETAAREAYEEISLLPEELSDAGRLDDIATVTGYSVTPFVARVPDREFVPDEREVDEVVVLSLSDLTDPDNYEVEKRIHPSYGEAIVHFFHVDGYTVWGATGRILVQFLDLACGWTPPDREPEVVEVDPDD
- a CDS encoding DUF7109 family protein is translated as MNGDELAGVVDLFGALTRQELHDALEELAFKRGDDLDADAADEAVMDALREYYLVAVEREDGDRVLAPGPVAFPELPEHAVDLPHILDVEPRDLDRETLADAVRARLESDVSDADGERARYLVDVTYDAEAWAPVDLADVRDALTEA